The following are from one region of the Primulina eburnea isolate SZY01 chromosome 17, ASM2296580v1, whole genome shotgun sequence genome:
- the LOC140818677 gene encoding uncharacterized protein has protein sequence MVKLLITAVCYIGQDSFSESPESEPRSRIKGKWRAISKCMIERGYFVSPQQCEDKFNDLNKKYKRLNDVVGSADSRFVVENPGLIETMDIRVETKEEVRKILMSKQLFYLEMFAYHNRNWNYIPQDESLRLSLLSALRGKIKHVSPNGIQEIPAVKRQKQGEDRVVSTPPDTNSTQVCEKDHNPAIIARLLQLQEMKRQIQDEKIELEKKKFGWLKSNQLEDRELHELKLENEILKFENERLMLEINSWEIRTNKN, from the coding sequence ATGGTTAAGCTGTTGATTACTGCCGTTTGTTATATCGGCCAGGATTCATTTTCTGAATCTCCTGAGAGCGAACCGAGAAGCCGAATAAAGGGTAAATGGAGGGCTATCTCGAAATGTATGATCGAGCGGGGTTACTTTGTTTCACCTCAACAATGCGAGGATAAATTCAATGACCTCAACAAAAAGTACAAGCGACTGAATGATGTAGTTGGGAGCGCAGATTCACGCTTCGTGGTCGAAAACCCGGGTCTGATCGAGACCATGGACATTCGAGTGGAAACCAAAGAGGAGGTTCGGAAGATTTTGATGAGCAAACAGTTGTTTTACCTAGAGATGTTCGCGTATCACAACCGGAACTGGAACTATATTCCTCAAGACGAGTCGCTAAGACTTTCACTGCTATCTGCTCTTAGGGGCAAAATCAAACATGTTTCTCCAAACGGGATTCAGGAGATACCAGCTGTAAAGAGACAGAAACAAGGAGAAGATCGAGTTGTTTCTACTCCTCCTGATACAAATTCGACTCAGGTTTGCGAAAAGGATCACAACCCAGCTATTATAGCCCGTTTGCTGCAGCTACAAGAAATGAAAAGGCAGATACAAGATGAGAAGATAGAGCTGGAGAAGAAGAAGTTCGGGTGGCTAAAATCCAACCAGCTAGAAGACAGGGAGTTGCACGAGCTGAAGCTAGAAAACGAGATCTTAAAGTTCGAAAACGAACGATTGATGCTCGAGATCAACAGTTGGGAAATCAGGACTAACAAGAACTGA